Proteins encoded in a region of the Deltaproteobacteria bacterium genome:
- the selD gene encoding selenide, water dikinase SelD: MVRAAGUAGKLSPEDLEKALRPLPLEKHLNLLVGTETADDAGVYQISEQMALVQTVDFITPIVDDPYLFGQIAAANSLSDVYAMGGKPLTALNVVGFPRLSLNLSVLTEILRGGLDKIHEAGAVVLGGHTVDDVELKYGLAVTGTVHPKKIVTNKGAEKGDVLILTKSLGTGIISTANKAGMADAGFLQRAIDSMVRLNDIASEAMNEWGPHACTDITGFGLLGHAAEMAKGCGLSFRFFYSDLPILAGTKEYAAQGMVPGGAYCNQDHFGPEIFISAKVPEAERIILFDPQTSGGLLIALPRSNGEKLLGNLQAKGIQEASIVGEVIQREKNLISVE; the protein is encoded by the coding sequence ATGGTCCGCGCTGCCGGGTGAGCGGGGAAACTAAGTCCGGAGGACTTGGAGAAAGCCTTGCGTCCCCTGCCCCTGGAAAAGCACCTCAACCTTCTGGTGGGCACCGAAACCGCCGATGATGCCGGAGTCTACCAAATCTCCGAGCAGATGGCCTTGGTGCAAACGGTGGACTTCATCACCCCCATTGTGGATGATCCTTATCTCTTCGGGCAGATTGCCGCGGCCAATTCCCTGAGCGATGTTTATGCCATGGGAGGGAAACCCTTAACCGCTTTGAACGTGGTTGGTTTTCCCCGCCTCTCCCTTAACCTTTCTGTACTCACCGAGATCCTTCGGGGCGGGCTGGACAAAATCCACGAGGCGGGGGCTGTGGTCTTGGGCGGGCATACCGTTGACGACGTCGAGTTGAAATACGGGCTGGCAGTGACCGGTACGGTTCATCCCAAGAAAATTGTGACGAACAAGGGGGCGGAGAAAGGGGATGTTCTCATCTTGACCAAATCCCTGGGGACGGGAATTATTTCTACCGCCAACAAAGCAGGAATGGCCGATGCCGGATTTTTACAGCGGGCGATCGACTCCATGGTCCGCCTGAACGATATCGCCTCGGAAGCCATGAACGAATGGGGGCCCCACGCCTGCACGGATATTACGGGTTTCGGATTATTGGGGCACGCTGCGGAGATGGCCAAAGGATGTGGCCTCTCCTTCAGGTTTTTTTACTCGGACCTACCCATTCTGGCGGGGACCAAGGAGTACGCTGCCCAGGGAATGGTTCCGGGAGGGGCCTATTGCAACCAGGATCACTTTGGGCCGGAGATCTTCATCTCGGCCAAAGTTCCCGAGGCGGAGAGAATCATCCTTTTTGACCCGCAGACCTCGGGTGGTTTATTGATTGCTTTGCCCCGATCCAATGGAGAAAAACTTTTGGGGAATTTACAAGCCAAAGGAATTCAGGAGGCCTCCATCGTCGGAGAAGTAATCCAGCGGGAGAAGAACCTTATTTCCGTAGAATAA
- the purD gene encoding phosphoribosylamine--glycine ligase: MKVLVIGSGGREHALVWKIAQSPAVKKIYCAPGNAGIAQQAECLPFAAEDGPSIITWAEKEKIDLTVVGPEAPLTMGIVDAFEARGLRIFGANQQAAEIEGSKAFAKYLMKKYGVPSGDFQVFDDYGAAVRYVKKTGVPLVVKADGLAAGKGVILCPTMEEAIAALDLIMVQKAFGAAGRQVVVEEFLQGEEASFLAFTDGETVLPIPTSQDHKPIFDHDQGPNTGGMGAYSPAPVVSEKVHRQVMKEIMIPTIHGMAEEGRKYRGVLYAGLMIHNEKAKVLEFNARFGDPETQPLLMRMKSDLVSVLEATIEGSLSNLKVAWDDRPTVCVVMAAQGYPGPYEKGKVISGLGEAAKIPGTFVFHAGTALKEGKIVTNGGRVLGVTAIGSAIGEAIGLAYEAAEIISWEGAYYRKDIGQKALKRKVKK, translated from the coding sequence ATGAAGGTTTTGGTCATCGGCAGTGGAGGCCGGGAACATGCCCTGGTCTGGAAAATCGCTCAGAGCCCGGCAGTGAAAAAGATTTATTGCGCACCGGGAAATGCCGGCATTGCCCAGCAAGCGGAATGTCTCCCGTTTGCGGCAGAAGATGGGCCATCGATCATCACCTGGGCTGAAAAAGAGAAAATTGACCTCACTGTCGTCGGCCCAGAAGCCCCCCTCACCATGGGCATTGTGGATGCCTTCGAAGCACGTGGGTTGCGCATATTCGGCGCCAACCAGCAGGCGGCGGAAATCGAAGGAAGCAAGGCTTTTGCCAAGTATTTAATGAAAAAATACGGCGTTCCTTCGGGTGATTTTCAGGTCTTTGATGATTATGGGGCAGCGGTCAGATACGTTAAAAAGACAGGGGTGCCCTTGGTGGTCAAAGCCGATGGCCTGGCCGCGGGGAAAGGGGTAATTTTGTGCCCAACCATGGAAGAGGCCATCGCAGCCCTTGACCTCATCATGGTCCAAAAAGCCTTCGGAGCCGCAGGAAGACAGGTGGTGGTGGAAGAGTTCCTCCAGGGAGAGGAAGCCTCTTTTCTGGCTTTCACCGATGGAGAAACGGTCCTGCCCATCCCTACTTCTCAGGATCACAAGCCCATCTTTGATCACGACCAGGGACCCAACACAGGAGGTATGGGGGCCTACTCGCCCGCACCGGTGGTGAGCGAAAAAGTGCACCGCCAAGTCATGAAGGAGATAATGATCCCTACCATACATGGAATGGCGGAAGAAGGAAGGAAATATCGGGGGGTCCTCTACGCCGGCCTGATGATCCACAATGAAAAGGCCAAGGTCTTGGAATTTAATGCCCGGTTCGGGGACCCGGAAACCCAGCCCCTGCTCATGCGCATGAAAAGTGATCTGGTTTCCGTTTTGGAAGCAACGATTGAAGGAAGTTTGTCCAACCTGAAAGTTGCATGGGATGACCGGCCAACGGTTTGCGTGGTCATGGCTGCGCAAGGTTACCCGGGGCCTTATGAAAAAGGGAAAGTAATTTCTGGTTTAGGGGAGGCCGCAAAAATTCCCGGCACTTTTGTCTTTCACGCCGGGACAGCTTTAAAAGAGGGAAAGATCGTAACGAACGGCGGAAGGGTTCTGGGAGTTACGGCCATAGGAAGCGCAATTGGAGAAGCCATCGGGTTGGCTTATGAGGCGGCGGAAATAATTTCCTGGGAAGGCGCATATTATCGGAAAGACATAGGGCAAAAAGCCTTAAAAAGAAAGGTGAAAAAGTGA
- the purE gene encoding 5-(carboxyamino)imidazole ribonucleotide mutase — translation MGSDSDLPVMEEAARVLAEFQVSCEVTVASAHRSPEITAEYARKAAGRGVEVIIAGAGGAAHLAGVMAAHTILPVIGVPLESALLGMDSLFSTAQMPSGVPVATMAIGKAGARNAGILAVQILSGKHAALKKLLLRHKVSLAAQVAEQAEKIKTKKNLSPQSTQRTQRKNSK, via the coding sequence ATGGGAAGCGATTCCGACCTCCCGGTCATGGAAGAGGCGGCCAGAGTTCTTGCCGAATTTCAGGTGTCCTGTGAGGTGACGGTGGCTTCGGCCCACCGTTCCCCAGAAATTACCGCAGAGTATGCCCGTAAAGCGGCAGGGCGGGGGGTAGAGGTCATCATTGCTGGTGCCGGCGGGGCGGCTCACTTGGCGGGGGTAATGGCAGCCCACACCATTCTTCCGGTCATCGGGGTCCCTTTGGAATCAGCCTTGTTGGGGATGGATTCCCTGTTTTCCACAGCCCAGATGCCTTCCGGTGTGCCCGTGGCTACCATGGCCATCGGCAAGGCCGGTGCCCGCAACGCCGGTATTTTGGCTGTCCAGATTCTATCCGGGAAGCATGCAGCGTTAAAAAAACTTTTACTACGCCATAAAGTTTCGCTGGCCGCCCAGGTGGCTGAACAGGCCGAAAAAATCAAAACGAAAAAAAATCTTTCACCACAGAGCACACAGAGAACACAGAGAAAAAACAGCAAGTAA